From the genome of Streptomyces sp. NBC_01341, one region includes:
- a CDS encoding SpoIIE family protein phosphatase yields the protein MQDHPTPVAATGSVTELLDSAVARLVRDAGASVAMLYLLPGNGTTLHLTVLAGVPAQLATLWTRVPLSAPMPVADAVRQRCLIWLGSQEELARRYPRTALVLPYRFTLCAAPVRTGAADRGGVVLLWPGSHSPELSSQERRAVLAGSHSIGMLLQQAESTGTPVLPGAQPRVLPRPEPVPPGPAEARAASEFVTRLPGGSCALAMDGSITYVNDAASALLGAPAEDLLGTLPWVSLPWLDIPAVEDHYRAAVIGRQQTSFTVLRPPDRWLTFHLFPDDTGISVRIIPATEPGPTDDPAPPLPPISAAPSRAGALYHLMHLAATLTEAVATKDVIELACDQLIPAFRIQTLVVMTSAEGRLRVEGSRGSRPALMDRFDGAPLTSRTPAAHVLTTGSPDFYASFDELRRAYPSADLRHAVAACAFLPLVVSGRPIGSLVLAYDRPHFFGDEERALLTSIAGLVAQALDRARLYDAKDRLAHSLQAHLLPQTLPEVPGLDVAARYLPSTRGMGIGGDFYDLIRLDENTVAAAIGDVQGHNENAAALMGQVRTAVHASAGAPPDEVLARTNRLLTDLDPGLFTSCLYIHLDLAGRRAVLATAGHPPPLLRQPDGQTEALRLPPGLLLGIDPAARYPVAEVPLPLGTALALFTDGLVEAPGTDLDEATEDLAEHFALALDQDMESVADALVRYARGATPGTDDIALLLINALRPDG from the coding sequence GTGCAGGACCACCCGACCCCTGTCGCCGCCACCGGTTCGGTTACGGAGCTGCTGGACAGCGCCGTGGCCCGTCTGGTGCGCGACGCCGGCGCCTCCGTGGCCATGCTGTACCTGCTGCCGGGGAACGGCACGACACTGCACCTGACGGTGCTGGCCGGGGTACCGGCTCAGCTCGCCACCCTGTGGACCAGGGTCCCGCTGTCCGCACCCATGCCGGTGGCCGACGCCGTGCGCCAGCGCTGTCTGATCTGGCTGGGCAGCCAGGAGGAGCTCGCCCGACGCTATCCGCGTACCGCTCTCGTCCTGCCGTACCGTTTCACGCTCTGCGCCGCCCCCGTCCGAACCGGCGCCGCTGACCGGGGTGGAGTGGTCCTGCTGTGGCCCGGCTCCCACTCACCGGAGCTGTCGTCCCAGGAGCGCCGCGCCGTCCTCGCGGGCTCCCACTCCATCGGCATGCTCCTGCAGCAGGCCGAGAGCACAGGCACCCCGGTCCTTCCCGGCGCCCAGCCGCGGGTGCTGCCCCGGCCGGAACCGGTGCCGCCCGGACCGGCCGAGGCCAGGGCGGCCTCGGAGTTCGTCACCCGGCTGCCCGGAGGGAGCTGCGCGCTGGCCATGGACGGTTCGATCACCTACGTCAACGACGCCGCCTCGGCCCTGCTGGGGGCCCCGGCCGAGGACCTGCTGGGGACCCTCCCCTGGGTGTCGCTCCCCTGGCTGGACATTCCGGCCGTCGAAGACCACTACCGGGCTGCCGTCATCGGCCGTCAGCAGACGTCCTTCACCGTGCTGCGGCCCCCGGACCGGTGGCTGACGTTTCACCTCTTCCCGGACGACACCGGCATCAGCGTCCGGATCATCCCCGCCACGGAGCCGGGGCCCACGGATGATCCGGCACCTCCGCTGCCCCCGATCTCGGCCGCCCCCAGCCGGGCCGGCGCGCTGTACCACCTGATGCATCTGGCAGCGACCCTCACCGAGGCGGTCGCCACCAAGGACGTGATCGAGCTGGCCTGCGACCAGCTGATACCCGCCTTCCGGATCCAGACCCTCGTGGTGATGACGTCGGCGGAGGGCCGGCTGCGGGTGGAGGGCAGCCGGGGCAGCCGGCCGGCGCTCATGGACCGCTTCGACGGTGCACCGCTCACCTCGCGGACACCGGCGGCGCACGTGCTGACGACGGGCAGCCCCGACTTCTACGCGAGCTTCGACGAGCTGCGGCGCGCCTATCCTTCCGCGGATCTGCGCCACGCCGTCGCCGCCTGCGCCTTCCTTCCGCTGGTGGTCTCCGGGCGGCCCATCGGGTCGCTGGTCCTCGCGTACGACCGGCCCCACTTCTTCGGGGACGAGGAACGTGCCTTGCTGACCTCGATCGCCGGGCTGGTGGCCCAGGCTCTCGACAGGGCACGCCTCTACGACGCCAAGGACCGGCTGGCGCACAGCCTGCAGGCCCACCTCCTGCCGCAGACCCTCCCCGAAGTCCCGGGGCTGGACGTCGCGGCCCGCTACCTCCCGTCCACCCGCGGCATGGGAATCGGCGGGGACTTCTACGACCTGATCCGGCTCGACGAGAACACCGTGGCCGCGGCGATCGGCGACGTACAGGGGCACAACGAGAACGCCGCCGCACTGATGGGGCAGGTCCGCACCGCCGTGCACGCCTCGGCGGGTGCGCCGCCCGACGAGGTACTGGCACGCACCAACCGGCTGCTCACGGACCTCGACCCAGGTCTGTTCACCAGTTGCCTCTACATCCATCTCGACCTGGCCGGGCGGCGCGCGGTACTGGCCACCGCCGGTCATCCGCCGCCACTGCTGCGGCAGCCGGACGGCCAGACCGAAGCGCTGCGCCTGCCGCCCGGCCTTCTGCTCGGCATCGACCCGGCGGCCCGCTATCCCGTGGCGGAGGTGCCTCTCCCGCTGGGTACGGCCCTCGCCCTGTTCACCGACGGGCTCGTGGAGGCGCCGGGCACGGACCTCGACGAGGCCACCGAGGATCTGGCCGAGCACTTCGCCCTGGCCCTGGACCAGGACATGGAGTCGGTCGCCGACGCGCTCGTACGGTACGCACGGGGAGCCACGCCGGGCACCGACGACATCGCCCTGCTGCTCATCAACGCCCTGCGGCCGGACGGCTGA
- a CDS encoding HpcH/HpaI aldolase/citrate lyase family protein, translating into MTTPSPSPATTPVPGHSAPVNRLRPRRSCLAVPGSNPRFLEKAQGLPADQVFLDLEDACAPLAKEGARHHIVDALNDGDWTGKTRVVRVNDWTTHWTYRDVITVVEGAGPNLDCIMLPKVQDAQQVVALDLLLTQIEKTMGFEVGRIGIEAQIENAKGLVNIDDIAAASPRLETLIFGPADFMASINMKTLVVGQQPPGYPADAYHYILMRILMAARTHDLQAIDGPFLQIRDVDAYREVAGRAAALGFDGKWVLHPGQVDAANEVFSPSQEDYDHAELILDAYDWCTSEEGGKKGSAMLGDEMIDEASRKMALVIAGKGRAAGMQRTSKFEAPEA; encoded by the coding sequence ATGACCACGCCCAGCCCGTCGCCCGCCACCACCCCGGTCCCGGGCCACTCGGCCCCCGTGAACCGGCTCCGGCCGCGCCGCTCGTGTCTGGCGGTGCCCGGCTCCAACCCGCGGTTCCTGGAGAAGGCCCAGGGCCTCCCGGCCGACCAGGTGTTCCTGGACCTGGAGGACGCGTGCGCGCCGCTCGCGAAGGAGGGCGCACGGCACCACATCGTCGACGCGCTCAACGACGGTGACTGGACCGGCAAGACCCGGGTCGTCCGGGTGAACGACTGGACGACCCACTGGACCTACCGGGACGTCATCACGGTCGTCGAGGGCGCGGGCCCGAACCTCGACTGCATCATGCTGCCGAAGGTCCAGGACGCGCAGCAGGTCGTCGCGCTGGACCTGCTGCTGACCCAGATCGAGAAGACGATGGGCTTCGAGGTCGGGAGGATCGGCATCGAGGCGCAGATCGAGAACGCCAAGGGCCTGGTGAACATCGACGACATCGCCGCCGCCTCGCCGCGTCTGGAGACCCTGATCTTCGGCCCGGCCGACTTCATGGCCTCGATCAACATGAAGACGCTGGTCGTCGGCCAGCAGCCGCCCGGCTACCCGGCGGACGCGTACCACTACATCCTGATGCGCATCCTCATGGCAGCCCGTACGCACGACCTCCAGGCGATCGACGGTCCGTTCCTCCAGATCCGCGACGTGGACGCCTACCGGGAGGTCGCCGGCCGTGCCGCGGCGCTGGGCTTCGACGGCAAGTGGGTGCTGCACCCCGGTCAGGTGGACGCGGCGAACGAGGTGTTCTCGCCCTCGCAGGAGGACTACGACCACGCCGAGCTCATCCTGGACGCCTACGACTGGTGCACGTCCGAGGAGGGCGGCAAGAAGGGCTCCGCGATGCTCGGCGACGAGATGATCGACGAGGCCAGCCGCAAGATGGCTCTGGTCATCGCGGGCAAGGGCCGCGCGGCCGGCATGCAGCGCACCTCCAAGTTCGAAGCCCCGGAGGCCTGA
- a CDS encoding MaoC family dehydratase yields MQFGRTFEEFEVGALYKHWPGKTVTEYDDHLFCLLTMNHHPLHMDSNYAEKTTDFGKNVVVGNYIYSLLLGMSVPDVSGKAIANLEVESLKHVAPTFHGDTIYGETTVLDKTPSRSRSDRGVVHVETKGYKQDGTLVCVFRRKVMVPTETYIKERGGEQPGRPEPIQPPQKNVEK; encoded by the coding sequence ATGCAGTTCGGCCGCACCTTTGAGGAGTTCGAGGTCGGTGCCCTCTACAAGCACTGGCCCGGGAAAACGGTCACCGAATACGACGACCACCTCTTCTGCCTGCTGACCATGAATCACCACCCTCTGCACATGGACAGCAATTACGCGGAGAAGACGACCGACTTCGGCAAGAACGTCGTGGTGGGCAACTACATCTACTCGCTGCTGCTCGGCATGTCGGTACCGGACGTCTCCGGCAAGGCGATCGCCAATCTGGAGGTGGAATCGCTGAAGCACGTCGCGCCCACCTTCCACGGCGACACGATCTACGGCGAGACGACCGTGCTCGACAAGACCCCGTCGAGGTCCAGGAGCGACCGGGGCGTCGTCCATGTCGAGACGAAGGGGTACAAGCAGGACGGCACCCTGGTCTGCGTGTTCCGCCGCAAGGTGATGGTTCCCACCGAGACGTACATCAAGGAGCGGGGTGGCGAGCAGCCGGGCCGCCCGGAGCCGATCCAGCCGCCGCAGAAGAACGTGGAGAAGTAG
- a CDS encoding discoidin domain-containing protein has translation MTPPLPGPRLFRRSLSASLSVALAAAGTAAAVVLAGAPPAQAAAVPAPSPVGISGRGASVPFKEQEAEYAATNGALIGPNRLYGTLPSEASGRQAVTLDATGEYVEFTLTAPANAMTFRYSLPDNAAGTGRDASLDLRVNGSSLKSVPVTSKYGWYYGGYPFNNNPGDTNPHHFYDETRTMFGSTLAAGTKVRLQVTSTAASPSFTIDLADFEQVAAPVGRPSGALDVVSDFGADPTGAADSTAKIQAAVDAGRTQGKEVYIPQGTFKVQDHIIVDKVTLRGAGPWYSVLTGRHPTDRSKAVGVYGKYSAQGGSSNVGLKDFAIIGDIREREDNDQVNAIGGAMSNSVVDNVWMQHTKCGAWMDGPMDNFTIKNSRILDQTADGVNFHYGVTNSTVTNTFVRNTGDDGLAMWAENVPNVKNKFTFNTVILPILANNIVTYGGRDITISDNVMSDTITNGGGLHIANRYPGVNSGQGTAVSGTHTAARNTLIRTGNNDYNWRFGVGAIWFSGLNEPINNATVNITDSEVLDSSYAAIHLIEGASNGLHFDNIKIDGAGTYALQIQAPGTASFNKVVATHIAQSNPIHNCVGSGFQITQGTGNSGWYANPPACTGVWPDPVWTNGGVPGGGNPTDPTDPTDPTDPPEETGNLAQGRPITETSHADVYGAGNAVDGNANSYWESANNAFPQSVTVDLGAAKAVKRLVLKLPPASAWATRTQTIGVTGSTDNSTYSSLKASAGYTFNPSSGNTATVSLTGTPVRYLRLTFTANTGWPAGQLSELEAYTS, from the coding sequence GTGACCCCACCACTCCCAGGACCGCGTCTGTTCAGACGCTCCCTCTCCGCCTCTCTGTCCGTGGCACTCGCCGCTGCGGGCACCGCCGCAGCGGTCGTGCTGGCCGGCGCTCCCCCCGCCCAGGCCGCAGCCGTTCCCGCCCCGTCCCCCGTAGGGATATCCGGCCGGGGCGCCTCCGTCCCGTTCAAGGAGCAGGAGGCCGAGTACGCCGCCACCAACGGTGCCCTGATCGGCCCGAACCGCCTGTACGGCACGCTGCCGTCCGAGGCGTCGGGCCGCCAGGCCGTCACGCTCGACGCCACGGGCGAGTACGTCGAGTTCACGCTCACCGCACCGGCGAACGCGATGACGTTCCGCTATTCGCTGCCGGACAACGCGGCGGGGACGGGCCGGGACGCCTCCCTCGACCTGCGGGTCAACGGCTCCTCCCTCAAGAGCGTGCCGGTGACGTCGAAGTACGGCTGGTACTACGGGGGTTACCCCTTCAACAACAACCCGGGCGACACCAACCCGCACCACTTCTACGACGAGACCCGGACCATGTTCGGGTCGACCCTGGCCGCGGGCACGAAGGTCAGGCTCCAGGTCACCTCCACCGCCGCCTCGCCGTCGTTCACCATCGACCTGGCGGACTTCGAGCAGGTCGCGGCACCGGTCGGCAGGCCCTCCGGCGCGCTGGACGTGGTGAGCGACTTCGGCGCCGACCCGACGGGCGCCGCGGACTCCACGGCGAAGATCCAGGCGGCGGTCGACGCGGGCCGCACCCAGGGCAAGGAGGTGTACATCCCGCAGGGCACCTTCAAGGTCCAGGACCACATCATCGTGGACAAGGTGACCCTGCGCGGCGCGGGCCCCTGGTACAGCGTGCTGACCGGTCGTCACCCCACGGACCGAAGCAAGGCGGTCGGGGTCTACGGGAAGTACTCGGCCCAGGGCGGCAGCAGCAACGTCGGTCTCAAGGACTTCGCCATCATCGGAGACATCCGTGAGCGCGAGGACAACGACCAGGTCAACGCCATCGGCGGGGCCATGTCCAACTCGGTCGTCGACAACGTCTGGATGCAGCACACCAAGTGCGGCGCCTGGATGGACGGCCCGATGGACAACTTCACCATCAAGAACAGCAGGATCCTGGACCAGACCGCCGACGGCGTGAACTTCCACTACGGCGTCACGAACTCCACGGTGACCAACACCTTCGTCCGCAACACGGGCGACGACGGTCTGGCGATGTGGGCGGAGAACGTCCCGAACGTGAAGAACAAGTTCACGTTCAACACCGTGATCCTGCCGATCCTCGCGAACAACATCGTCACGTACGGCGGCAGGGACATCACGATCTCCGACAACGTCATGTCGGACACCATCACCAACGGTGGCGGTCTGCACATCGCGAACCGGTACCCGGGCGTCAACTCGGGCCAGGGAACAGCTGTTTCGGGTACGCACACCGCGGCCCGCAACACCCTGATCCGCACCGGGAACAACGACTACAACTGGCGCTTCGGCGTCGGCGCGATCTGGTTCAGCGGACTCAACGAGCCGATCAACAACGCCACCGTCAACATCACCGACAGCGAGGTCCTGGACAGCTCCTACGCCGCGATCCACCTGATCGAGGGCGCCAGCAACGGACTGCACTTCGACAACATCAAGATCGACGGCGCCGGTACCTACGCCCTCCAGATCCAGGCTCCGGGCACGGCGTCCTTCAACAAGGTCGTCGCCACCCACATCGCCCAGTCCAACCCGATCCACAACTGTGTCGGCAGCGGCTTCCAGATCACCCAGGGCACAGGCAACTCGGGCTGGTACGCCAACCCGCCCGCCTGCACGGGTGTCTGGCCCGATCCGGTGTGGACCAACGGCGGGGTACCCGGGGGCGGCAACCCCACGGACCCGACCGACCCCACGGACCCGACCGACCCGCCCGAGGAGACGGGCAACCTCGCCCAGGGACGGCCGATCACCGAGACCAGCCACGCCGACGTGTACGGCGCCGGCAACGCGGTCGACGGCAACGCCAACAGCTACTGGGAAAGCGCCAACAACGCGTTCCCGCAGTCCGTCACCGTTGATCTCGGTGCCGCCAAGGCAGTCAAGCGACTGGTCCTGAAGCTGCCCCCGGCCTCCGCCTGGGCGACGCGCACACAGACCATCGGCGTCACGGGCAGCACCGACAACTCCACGTACAGCTCGTTGAAGGCGTCCGCGGGCTACACCTTCAACCCGTCCAGCGGCAACACCGCGACGGTGTCCCTCACCGGAACACCGGTCCGGTACCTGCGCCTCACGTTCACCGCGAACACGGGCTGGCCCGCCGGTCAGCTGTCCGAACTGGAGGCCTACACCTCCTGA
- the pssA gene encoding CDP-diacylglycerol--serine O-phosphatidyltransferase, with protein MTVVDPETQAGWVPEAEEDDAEDMPLSMRLSIADTLTLGNATCGFMAVYFTTTGILIPHLTGSDESGMARHSAATAVILMLMAAVFDLFDGLVARKLRSSPMGAELDNLSDLISFGLAPAYFVLVYGMVADDAHQRVSALAAIVVLLAVVLRLARFSCVTLKDGMFQGMPSPFGALTVVSIVLLELPFVPTLLAIVGVAWLMVSRVEYPKPRGVLAVAMLSWIVSAMGLLAAWAFDAPGGQLLLQTGCALQVVLGAVIPLFATARRVNTFRDNRRESRAAQLP; from the coding sequence TTGACCGTAGTTGATCCTGAGACGCAAGCCGGCTGGGTGCCGGAGGCCGAGGAGGACGATGCCGAGGACATGCCGCTCTCGATGCGGCTGTCGATAGCGGACACCCTCACACTCGGTAACGCCACGTGCGGCTTCATGGCGGTGTACTTCACCACCACGGGGATCCTCATCCCGCACCTCACCGGCAGTGACGAGTCGGGCATGGCCCGGCACTCCGCCGCCACCGCCGTGATCCTCATGCTCATGGCGGCGGTGTTCGACCTCTTCGACGGGCTCGTGGCGCGCAAGCTGCGGTCCTCGCCGATGGGTGCGGAGCTGGACAACCTCTCCGACCTGATCAGCTTCGGCCTCGCACCGGCGTACTTCGTGCTGGTGTACGGCATGGTCGCCGACGACGCGCACCAGCGTGTGTCGGCGCTCGCGGCGATCGTGGTGCTGCTGGCCGTGGTGCTCAGGCTCGCCAGATTCTCCTGTGTGACCTTGAAGGACGGCATGTTCCAGGGCATGCCGAGCCCCTTCGGAGCGCTCACGGTCGTCTCGATCGTGCTCCTGGAGCTGCCCTTCGTGCCGACGCTGCTCGCCATTGTCGGAGTGGCGTGGCTGATGGTCAGCCGGGTCGAGTACCCGAAGCCGCGGGGTGTCCTCGCGGTGGCCATGCTGAGCTGGATCGTGTCCGCGATGGGGCTCCTCGCCGCCTGGGCGTTCGACGCACCGGGTGGCCAGCTGCTCCTGCAGACCGGCTGTGCGCTCCAGGTCGTCCTGGGGGCGGTGATCCCGCTCTTCGCCACGGCGCGGCGGGTGAACACCTTCCGTGACAACAGGCGTGAGTCACGGGCGGCTCAGCTCCCGTAA
- a CDS encoding phosphatidylserine decarboxylase, whose translation MPDSQNSASRGGVRLARGASPWLLPTVATAALSLVRARRSGRWAAVAVPTTALAAGMLWFFRDPEREITQGRVISPADGVVQSIMPWKDGRTRVAIFMSPLNVHVNRAPLAGTVTSVEHIPGGFVPAFNKESENNERVVWHFDTELGDIEMVQIAGAVARRIVPYIPQGTKVEQGERIGLIRFGSRVDIYLPEGVEVAVEVGQATTAGVTRIDRS comes from the coding sequence ATGCCCGACAGTCAGAACTCTGCATCCCGCGGCGGGGTCCGCCTTGCCCGCGGAGCATCGCCGTGGCTCCTCCCGACCGTCGCAACCGCGGCGCTCAGCCTCGTCCGGGCCCGCCGGTCCGGACGCTGGGCGGCCGTGGCCGTGCCCACCACCGCGCTCGCGGCGGGCATGCTGTGGTTCTTCCGCGACCCCGAGCGCGAGATCACCCAGGGCCGCGTCATCTCGCCGGCCGACGGCGTGGTGCAGAGCATCATGCCGTGGAAGGACGGGCGCACCCGCGTCGCGATCTTCATGAGCCCGCTGAATGTTCACGTCAACCGGGCCCCCCTGGCCGGCACCGTGACCTCGGTCGAACACATCCCGGGCGGGTTCGTTCCGGCGTTCAACAAGGAGAGCGAGAACAACGAACGCGTTGTCTGGCACTTCGACACCGAGCTCGGCGACATCGAGATGGTGCAGATCGCGGGAGCGGTCGCCCGTCGCATCGTCCCCTACATCCCGCAGGGTACGAAGGTGGAGCAGGGCGAACGCATCGGTCTGATCCGCTTCGGCTCGCGCGTCGACATCTACCTTCCGGAAGGTGTCGAGGTCGCGGTCGAGGTCGGCCAGGCCACGACCGCGGGGGTGACTCGAATTGACCGTAGTTGA
- a CDS encoding acyl-CoA dehydrogenase family protein, with protein sequence MSRLAQTAGLTDVQQEILSTVRDFVDKEIIPVATQLEHRDEYPTEIVEGLKELGLFGLMIPEEYGGLGESLLTYALCVEEIARGWMSVSGIINTHFIVAYMLKQHGTQEQKDTFLPRMALGEVRGAFSMSEPALGSDVSAISSKGVRDGEEYVLDGQKMWLTNGGTSTLVAVLCRSDEGHPEGTAPHKSMTTFLVEKEPGFGEVRPGLTIPGKIDKMGYKGVDTTELIMDGLRIPANRVLGGTTGRGFYQMMDGVEVGRVNVAARGCGVAQRAFELGVSYAQQRQTFGKPIAQHQAIQFKLAEMATKVEAAHAMMVNAARKKDSGERNDLEAGMAKYLASEYCKEVVEDAFRIHGGYGFSKEYEIERLYREAPMLLIGEGTAEIQKMIIGRRLLEEYRLQG encoded by the coding sequence ATGAGCCGACTCGCGCAGACCGCCGGCCTGACGGATGTCCAGCAGGAAATCCTCTCCACGGTCCGTGATTTCGTGGACAAGGAGATCATTCCTGTCGCGACCCAGCTGGAGCACCGCGACGAGTACCCGACGGAAATCGTCGAAGGGCTCAAGGAACTCGGCCTGTTCGGGCTGATGATTCCCGAGGAGTACGGCGGCCTGGGCGAGTCGCTCCTCACCTACGCGCTGTGCGTCGAGGAGATCGCCCGCGGCTGGATGAGCGTGTCGGGCATCATCAACACGCACTTCATCGTGGCGTACATGCTCAAGCAGCACGGCACGCAGGAGCAGAAGGACACGTTCCTCCCGCGCATGGCGCTGGGCGAGGTGCGGGGCGCGTTCTCGATGTCCGAGCCGGCGCTGGGTTCCGACGTGTCGGCGATCTCGTCGAAGGGCGTCCGTGACGGCGAGGAGTACGTCCTCGACGGCCAGAAGATGTGGCTGACGAACGGCGGCACGTCCACGCTGGTCGCCGTCCTGTGCCGGAGTGACGAAGGACACCCCGAGGGGACGGCTCCGCACAAGTCGATGACGACTTTCCTGGTCGAGAAGGAGCCGGGTTTCGGCGAGGTCCGCCCCGGACTCACAATCCCGGGGAAGATCGACAAGATGGGCTACAAGGGTGTCGACACGACCGAGCTCATCATGGACGGACTGCGCATTCCGGCCAATCGCGTGCTGGGGGGCACCACCGGTCGAGGTTTTTACCAAATGATGGACGGTGTCGAGGTAGGACGGGTGAATGTCGCCGCACGTGGCTGCGGTGTCGCGCAACGTGCATTCGAATTGGGTGTTTCGTACGCCCAGCAGCGCCAGACCTTCGGAAAACCGATCGCCCAGCACCAGGCGATCCAGTTCAAACTGGCCGAAATGGCCACCAAGGTCGAAGCGGCCCATGCGATGATGGTCAACGCAGCACGCAAAAAGGACTCCGGGGAGCGGAACGACCTGGAGGCAGGGATGGCGAAGTACCTCGCCTCCGAGTACTGCAAGGAAGTCGTCGAGGACGCCTTCCGTATCCACGGCGGCTACGGCTTCTCCAAGGAGTACGAGATCGAGCGCCTCTACCGTGAGGCCCCGATGCTGCTGATCGGTGAAGGTACCGCTGAGATCCAGAAAATGATCATCGGCCGCCGACTGCTCGAGGAGTACCGACTCCAGGGCTGA
- a CDS encoding protein meaA translates to MTERQKDRPWLMRTYAGHSTAEASNELYRRNLAKGQTGLSVAFDLPTQTGYDPDHVLARGEVGRVGVPVSHLGDMRRLFQDIPLEQMNTSMTINATAMWLLALYQVVAEEQGADPDRLQGTTQNDIVKEYLSRGTHVFPPGPSLRLTTDMITYTVNRIPKWNPINICSYHLQEAGATPVQEIAYAMSTAIAVLDAVRDSGQVPEERFGDVVARISFFVNAGVRFIEEMCKMRAFGRIWDRVTRERYGIANAKQRRFRYGVQVNSLGLTEAQPENNVQRIVLEMLAVTLSKDARARAVQLPAWNEALGLPRPWDQQWSLRIQQVLAHESDLLEYEDIFAGSHVIEAKVDELVTESLAEMDRIQQMGGAMAAVESGYLKSELVSSHAARRARIEAGDEKIVGVNVYETTEPNPLTADLDAAIMTVDPENEARVVAALHEWRDNRDEARATESLTALKKTAAGTGNMMEATVECARAGVTTGEWAWALRDVFGEFRAPTGVSSAPVAVTAEPGTPLALVREKVSRTADDLGVGRLRLLVGKPGLDGHSNGAEQIAVRARDAGFEVVYQGIRLTPEQITDAALAEDVHCVGLSILSGSHAELVPDVLNRLREAGATDIPVIAGGIIPQADARALIEAGVAAVFTPKDFGITEIIGRIVDEIRKANKLDPLEVPA, encoded by the coding sequence ATGACCGAACGTCAGAAGGACCGTCCGTGGCTCATGCGGACCTATGCCGGTCACTCGACCGCCGAAGCGTCCAACGAGCTCTACCGGCGCAACCTCGCCAAGGGCCAGACGGGTCTCTCGGTCGCCTTCGATCTGCCCACGCAGACCGGCTACGACCCGGACCACGTCCTCGCCCGCGGCGAGGTGGGCCGGGTCGGCGTGCCCGTCTCGCACCTCGGTGACATGAGGCGGCTGTTCCAGGACATCCCCCTAGAGCAGATGAACACCTCGATGACGATCAACGCCACCGCCATGTGGCTGCTGGCGCTCTACCAGGTGGTCGCCGAGGAACAGGGCGCCGATCCGGACAGGCTCCAGGGCACGACCCAGAACGACATCGTCAAGGAGTACCTGTCCCGGGGCACGCACGTCTTCCCCCCGGGGCCGTCGCTGCGGCTGACGACGGACATGATCACGTACACGGTCAACCGCATCCCGAAGTGGAACCCCATCAACATCTGCAGCTACCACCTGCAGGAGGCGGGAGCCACGCCGGTCCAGGAGATCGCCTACGCCATGTCGACGGCCATCGCGGTCCTCGACGCGGTGCGCGACTCCGGCCAGGTGCCCGAGGAGAGGTTCGGTGACGTCGTCGCCCGCATCTCCTTCTTCGTGAACGCGGGCGTCCGGTTCATCGAGGAGATGTGCAAGATGCGGGCGTTCGGCCGCATCTGGGACCGGGTGACGCGCGAACGCTACGGCATCGCGAACGCCAAGCAGCGCCGCTTCCGCTACGGGGTGCAGGTCAACTCCCTGGGGCTGACCGAGGCGCAGCCGGAGAACAACGTCCAGCGCATCGTGCTGGAGATGCTGGCCGTCACCCTCTCCAAGGACGCCCGCGCCCGCGCCGTGCAACTGCCGGCCTGGAACGAGGCCCTGGGACTGCCGCGCCCGTGGGACCAGCAGTGGTCGCTGCGCATCCAGCAGGTCCTCGCGCACGAGAGCGACCTGCTGGAGTACGAGGACATCTTCGCCGGTTCGCACGTCATCGAGGCCAAGGTGGACGAGCTGGTCACCGAGTCGCTGGCCGAGATGGACCGGATCCAGCAGATGGGCGGCGCGATGGCCGCCGTCGAGTCCGGGTACCTCAAGTCGGAGCTGGTCTCGTCGCACGCCGCCCGGCGTGCCCGGATTGAGGCCGGCGACGAGAAGATCGTCGGTGTCAACGTCTACGAGACGACCGAGCCCAACCCCCTGACCGCCGATCTCGACGCCGCCATCATGACGGTGGACCCCGAGAACGAGGCCAGGGTCGTGGCCGCGCTGCACGAGTGGCGCGACAACCGCGACGAGGCCCGCGCCACCGAGTCGCTGACCGCCCTGAAGAAGACCGCGGCGGGCACCGGGAACATGATGGAGGCGACCGTCGAGTGCGCCCGGGCGGGCGTCACCACGGGCGAATGGGCCTGGGCCCTGCGCGACGTGTTCGGCGAGTTCCGGGCGCCCACGGGCGTCTCGTCCGCACCGGTCGCGGTGACCGCGGAGCCCGGCACACCGCTCGCCCTGGTGCGCGAGAAGGTCTCCCGCACCGCCGACGACCTCGGGGTGGGCAGGCTGCGCCTGCTGGTCGGCAAGCCGGGACTCGACGGGCACTCCAACGGCGCCGAGCAGATCGCCGTGCGAGCCAGGGACGCCGGCTTCGAGGTGGTCTACCAGGGCATCAGGCTGACGCCCGAACAGATCACGGACGCCGCGCTGGCCGAGGACGTGCACTGCGTGGGGCTGTCCATCCTGTCCGGCTCGCACGCCGAGCTCGTGCCGGACGTGCTGAACCGGCTGCGCGAGGCGGGCGCCACCGACATTCCGGTGATCGCCGGCGGCATCATCCCCCAGGCCGACGCACGGGCTCTCATCGAGGCCGGCGTCGCCGCCGTCTTCACCCCGAAGGACTTCGGCATCACCGAGATCATCGGCCGTATCGTCGACGAGATCCGGAAAGCGAACAAGCTCGACCCTCTGGAGGTCCCCGCATGA